The following are encoded together in the Thunnus thynnus chromosome 15, fThuThy2.1, whole genome shotgun sequence genome:
- the cart4 gene encoding cocaine- and amphetamine-regulated transcript 4, which translates to MESVRAVVYLSVCLSVLTSLCQGQRSADSQLPSAPDEPTLGFTTRELAEALQGFLDEAENRVGLSVEKKASVIPRCDVGERCAMKHGPRIGRLCDCLRGTACNTFFLRCY; encoded by the exons ATGGAGAGCGTGCGAGCCGTCGTCTacctgtccgtctgtctgtccgtGCTGACATCACTCTGTCAGGGTCAAAGGTCGGCCGACAGCCAACTGCCGTCTGCACCTGACGAGCCGACCCTCGGATTCACAACCAGAGAGCTG GCTGAAGCTCTGCAGGGTTTCCTGGATGAAGCTGAAAACAGAGTCGGTCTCTCTGTGGAAAAGAAAGCCAGCGTCATTCCTCGG tgtgaTGTCGGCGAGCGATGTGCGATGAAACACGGACCTCGTATCGGCCGACTGTGCGACTGTCTGAGAGGAACGGCCTGCAATACCTTCTTCCTGCGCTGctactga